The following are encoded together in the Terriglobia bacterium genome:
- a CDS encoding TIM barrel protein, with amino-acid sequence MKRRDFIAQSVAAATVLAIPTSAATAGQAAVPAGGKPGRFKLKYAPSFGQFKALAGDDLVAQIQFAADQGFRAMFDNGIMNRPVDQQDLIARELPKRDMILGPFVLYADFSKKSFVTRDKDVREMLLQKMKQGIETMNRTACKQALVVPGRYDESLAWDYQTANVVENLRACMDVCQPAGLVLVLEPLNPKNHPGLFLTKIPQAYEICKAANSPSCRIIDDLYHQQITEGNLIPNIEAAWDEIAAFHIGDNPGRNEPTTGEINYRNVFKWIYGKGYQGVLCMEHGQSRPGKDGEQAVIDAYRACDQF; translated from the coding sequence ATGAAACGCAGGGATTTTATTGCCCAGAGTGTAGCGGCGGCCACAGTGCTGGCAATCCCGACCTCGGCTGCGACAGCCGGTCAGGCGGCCGTGCCCGCCGGAGGCAAACCCGGCCGCTTCAAGCTCAAATACGCGCCGAGCTTCGGCCAGTTCAAGGCCCTCGCCGGCGACGACCTCGTTGCTCAGATCCAGTTCGCCGCGGATCAGGGATTCAGGGCCATGTTCGACAACGGAATCATGAACCGCCCGGTCGATCAGCAGGATCTCATCGCTCGAGAACTGCCGAAGCGCGACATGATCCTGGGCCCCTTCGTTCTCTACGCTGATTTCAGCAAGAAGAGCTTTGTCACTCGCGACAAGGACGTGCGGGAAATGCTCCTGCAAAAAATGAAGCAGGGCATCGAGACGATGAATCGGACCGCCTGCAAACAAGCCCTGGTCGTGCCGGGACGCTACGATGAGAGCCTGGCCTGGGATTACCAGACCGCCAACGTGGTGGAGAACCTCCGGGCATGCATGGATGTCTGCCAGCCTGCCGGCCTCGTTCTTGTCCTCGAGCCCCTCAATCCCAAGAACCATCCCGGTCTGTTCCTGACGAAAATTCCCCAGGCCTACGAGATCTGCAAGGCCGCCAACAGCCCGTCATGCAGGATCATCGACGACCTGTACCACCAGCAGATCACCGAGGGCAACCTCATCCCTAACATCGAGGCAGCGTGGGACGAGATCGCGGCATTCCACATCGGCGACAATCCAGGACGGAACGAGCCGACGACGGGTGAGATCAACTACCGGAACGTCTTCAAATGGATTTATGGGAAAGGCTACCAGGGCGTGCTGTGCATGGAGCACGGCCAGAGCAGACCCGGTAAGGACGGCGAGCAGGCGGTGATCGACGCCTATCGCGCCTGCGACCAATTTTGA
- a CDS encoding Gfo/Idh/MocA family oxidoreductase — translation MDSFESSAVTRRDFVKTAAAASLATAIPGNLGLFAAGADTIKVGVIGCGGRGTGATIDCLNAAAGVEVVALGDLVPDRVESALKRLKETFPDRINVPANRCFSSFDNYLQVCACPDVNLIVTAAPPGFRPIHLKAAIEAGKHVFMEKPVAVDPLGVRSVIASSDLAKQKGLAIVAGTQRRHQKLYREMMNRVHGGQIGEIVAAQCYWNMGDLWVRKRDPNMTEMEWQCRNWLYFTWLSGDHIVEQHVHNIDVVNWALGTMPRNIMGMGGRQVRVSPEYGNIFDHFFVEFEYPNGVRVASMCRQTKGCAERVEERIVGTKGVALSSGEIRGEKPWKFAGDEPNPYVLEHADLIASIRSGQVLNEGRQIAESTMCAVIGRMSAYTGRAISWDWAMESSKLDLSPPKYEFGPNPVDPAAVPGTTPLI, via the coding sequence ATGGATAGCTTCGAAAGTTCGGCAGTGACCCGGCGTGATTTCGTCAAGACGGCTGCTGCGGCTTCGCTCGCGACGGCTATTCCCGGCAACCTGGGGCTCTTCGCCGCAGGGGCGGATACGATCAAGGTGGGAGTCATCGGCTGCGGCGGTCGCGGGACGGGTGCGACCATCGACTGCCTCAACGCTGCGGCCGGCGTCGAAGTCGTTGCGTTGGGCGATCTGGTGCCCGACCGGGTCGAGAGCGCTCTCAAGAGACTCAAAGAAACTTTCCCGGACCGGATCAACGTGCCGGCGAATCGCTGTTTTTCCAGCTTCGACAACTACCTCCAGGTCTGTGCCTGCCCCGATGTAAACCTCATCGTCACCGCCGCGCCCCCCGGCTTCCGGCCCATTCACCTCAAGGCGGCCATCGAGGCCGGCAAGCACGTGTTCATGGAGAAGCCCGTGGCCGTGGACCCCCTCGGCGTGCGCTCGGTCATTGCCTCTTCCGATCTGGCCAAACAAAAAGGGCTGGCCATTGTCGCCGGGACTCAGCGACGCCACCAGAAGCTCTATCGCGAGATGATGAACCGGGTTCACGGTGGGCAGATCGGCGAGATCGTGGCGGCCCAATGCTACTGGAACATGGGCGACCTCTGGGTCAGGAAGCGCGACCCGAACATGACTGAAATGGAGTGGCAGTGCCGCAACTGGCTCTACTTCACTTGGCTTTCGGGCGACCATATCGTCGAGCAGCACGTCCACAACATCGACGTTGTCAATTGGGCCCTCGGCACGATGCCCAGGAATATCATGGGCATGGGTGGCCGCCAGGTTCGTGTCTCTCCTGAATACGGCAACATCTTCGATCACTTCTTCGTCGAGTTCGAGTACCCGAACGGCGTCCGGGTGGCCAGCATGTGCCGGCAGACCAAGGGCTGCGCCGAGCGGGTCGAGGAACGCATTGTCGGCACGAAGGGGGTGGCATTGAGCTCCGGCGAGATCAGGGGCGAGAAGCCCTGGAAGTTCGCAGGCGACGAGCCGAATCCCTACGTCCTGGAGCACGCGGATCTGATCGCCTCGATCCGGAGCGGCCAGGTTCTCAACGAGGGCCGCCAGATTGCCGAGAGCACCATGTGTGCGGTGATTGGCCGGATGAGCGCCTACACGGGCCGCGCGATCTCCTGGGACTGGGCCATGGAGTCGTCCAAGCTCGATCTCTCTCCGCCCAAATACGAGTTCGGACCCAATCCCGTGGACCCTGCGGCCGTCCCAGGGACCACACCGCTGATCTAA
- the pepT gene encoding peptidase T, which produces MNETALERFLRYARIDTQSADDAPSYPSTEKQLDLLRLLVAELTGLGLKNVTIDEHGYVTATIPGNLPPGHSARGRVPAIGLIAHVDTSPSASGKDVKPQVVEYRGGDISLPGDPGVVIRISENPALLDELGRTIVTSDGTTLLGADDKAGIAIIMTAAQNLLANPAQLHGDIRICFTPDEEVGAGTKYLDIQKFGARFAYTLDGDTPGELNKETFSANQAIITVHGRNIHPGTAKGIMINSIRAMGDIIVRIPKDIAPEMTEGYEPYIHPHVLEGAEAKSTLKILLRDFHTPGLDILKKKLEEIVAEVQGLHPRAKIELKIIEQYRNMKDYMGSDPRVLDCLWEAAQRAGLDPKWKPIRGGTDGSRLTERGLPCPNIFTGGANFHGPTEWLSVYGMEKSVETVVNLVQIWVEKCS; this is translated from the coding sequence ATGAACGAGACCGCATTGGAGAGATTCCTTCGCTACGCCAGGATTGACACCCAGTCCGCGGATGATGCACCAAGCTACCCGAGCACGGAAAAACAGTTGGACCTCTTGAGACTGCTCGTGGCGGAGTTAACCGGGCTGGGATTAAAGAACGTGACAATCGACGAACATGGTTACGTCACGGCCACCATACCGGGCAATCTGCCGCCGGGCCATTCGGCGCGCGGCCGCGTGCCCGCCATCGGCTTGATCGCTCATGTCGACACTTCACCATCGGCCAGCGGGAAGGACGTGAAGCCGCAGGTCGTCGAATATAGAGGCGGCGACATCAGCCTGCCCGGCGATCCCGGCGTGGTCATCCGGATTTCGGAGAATCCGGCATTACTCGACGAGCTCGGCAGAACCATTGTCACTTCCGACGGAACCACCCTGCTGGGCGCGGACGACAAGGCGGGCATCGCCATCATCATGACCGCGGCGCAGAATCTGCTCGCCAATCCCGCTCAGCTGCACGGGGACATCCGGATCTGCTTCACGCCGGACGAGGAGGTCGGGGCAGGCACGAAGTATTTGGACATTCAGAAATTCGGCGCCCGATTCGCATATACGTTGGACGGGGACACGCCGGGCGAGCTGAACAAGGAAACCTTCAGCGCCAACCAGGCCATCATTACCGTTCACGGGCGGAACATCCACCCCGGGACCGCCAAGGGGATCATGATCAACTCTATCAGGGCGATGGGGGACATCATAGTGCGGATCCCGAAGGACATCGCACCGGAGATGACCGAGGGCTACGAACCCTACATCCACCCGCACGTCCTGGAAGGGGCTGAAGCGAAATCCACGTTAAAAATACTCCTCAGGGACTTCCACACGCCGGGGCTGGACATTCTGAAAAAAAAGCTGGAAGAAATCGTGGCCGAAGTGCAGGGGCTGCATCCGAGGGCGAAGATCGAGCTGAAGATCATCGAACAGTACCGGAACATGAAAGACTACATGGGCAGCGACCCACGGGTCCTCGATTGCCTTTGGGAGGCAGCGCAACGCGCCGGGCTCGATCCGAAATGGAAGCCGATTCGGGGCGGCACGGACGGTTCGAGGCTCACGGAACGAGGCTTGCCGTGCCCGAACATCTTCACTGGCGGGGCGAATTTTCACGGGCCCACAGAATGGCTTTCGGTCTACGGCATGGAAAAATCGGTGGAGACCGTCGTAAACCTCGTTCAAATCTGGGTCGAAAAATGCTCATAA
- a CDS encoding endonuclease/exonuclease/phosphatase family protein: MLNCRWKILSVLAVTLAIVVTGAAAAFYAASGLASEAVSLRVMTFNLRYAGSKPPNSWSERWPVMRNCIRRLAPDLIGTQEGLYAQLKDLAADLSDYEWIGLGREGGSRGEFMAVFYRRDRFEPLTYDHFWLSDTPAVIGSSTWGNTNRRMVTWVRFRERSTGREFYFWNTHLDNDIELARQKGAALIVERVDQLRTDLPVLLTGDFNSAAGSSKPYEILVKDGGFADTWSLAREHVNEKLNTFNGFKPPVEGGSRIDWILVRGAVAVEKIEIVTYSENGQTPSDHFPVVAWLTLAAAK, translated from the coding sequence ATGTTAAACTGCCGGTGGAAGATCCTCTCCGTCCTTGCGGTCACGCTTGCCATCGTAGTGACTGGCGCTGCCGCGGCCTTCTACGCTGCCTCCGGGCTTGCCTCGGAAGCCGTTTCACTTCGCGTAATGACATTTAACTTGAGGTATGCTGGCTCCAAACCGCCCAACTCATGGTCCGAGCGGTGGCCGGTGATGCGCAATTGCATCCGGCGCCTGGCGCCGGACCTCATCGGCACACAGGAAGGGCTTTATGCCCAGCTGAAGGACCTCGCCGCCGACCTTTCGGACTACGAGTGGATCGGCCTCGGGCGCGAAGGCGGCAGCCGGGGCGAATTCATGGCGGTGTTCTACCGGCGCGATCGCTTTGAGCCGTTGACATATGACCACTTCTGGCTGTCGGACACGCCGGCAGTTATCGGTTCCTCGACCTGGGGCAACACGAACCGCCGCATGGTCACATGGGTGCGCTTCCGCGAGCGGTCCACGGGACGCGAGTTCTACTTCTGGAACACGCATCTCGACAACGACATCGAGCTGGCCCGCCAGAAGGGCGCCGCCCTGATCGTCGAACGCGTCGACCAACTCAGGACCGATCTGCCCGTGCTGCTGACCGGCGACTTCAACTCGGCGGCCGGCAGCAGCAAGCCGTATGAGATCCTCGTGAAGGATGGCGGTTTTGCGGACACGTGGTCGCTCGCTCGTGAGCATGTGAACGAAAAGCTCAACACTTTCAACGGCTTCAAGCCTCCTGTCGAGGGAGGATCGCGCATTGACTGGATCCTGGTGCGTGGAGCCGTGGCGGTGGAAAAGATCGAGATCGTCACCTATTCGGAAAACGGGCAAACCCCGAGCGACCATTTTCCCGTGGTGGCGTGGCTCACCCTGGCGGCAGCAAAATAG
- a CDS encoding energy transducer TonB: MKLSFKGLSLGFLLWLSGWACLGSERPESDRLVTRFTILVGFPSREQPVTGVPLLVPGSVIPVGSGSGDEKDSVLEKSSSFNKVVERLWATFRLDSSRQPQKSILTTLTLGRPAELPPIENAGLAISATLVGLSDKTATFRVVFKQGPKPLADSTVNVAVDGRAVVGGVDGDSAPHIFVIVEPQTAGSGDKMEGLTAPVILYKCFPVYPEDARRKKISGVAVIEVIIDETGQIAEAKVLDSPDPSFSQAALEALKQWKFEPARRPDGKSLAVRTAISFDFKWR; this comes from the coding sequence ATGAAGCTATCCTTCAAAGGACTATCCCTTGGCTTTCTCCTGTGGTTGAGCGGCTGGGCATGCCTGGGATCCGAGCGGCCGGAATCGGATAGGTTGGTTACCCGCTTCACGATTCTTGTGGGATTCCCATCCAGGGAGCAGCCGGTAACGGGAGTGCCTCTCCTGGTGCCGGGATCGGTCATTCCCGTGGGCTCCGGAAGTGGCGACGAGAAGGATTCCGTTCTCGAAAAAAGCTCGTCCTTCAACAAGGTTGTAGAAAGACTGTGGGCGACCTTCCGGCTCGACTCCAGCCGGCAACCACAGAAATCGATATTAACTACGCTGACGCTGGGAAGGCCGGCCGAGTTGCCCCCAATCGAGAATGCCGGGCTCGCCATATCGGCGACTCTCGTAGGCCTTAGCGATAAGACCGCCACGTTTAGGGTGGTTTTTAAGCAGGGACCGAAGCCGCTGGCTGATTCTACTGTCAATGTTGCCGTGGACGGGCGAGCGGTTGTGGGGGGAGTGGACGGGGATTCGGCTCCTCACATTTTCGTCATTGTCGAACCGCAGACTGCGGGGAGCGGCGACAAAATGGAGGGGCTGACGGCGCCGGTAATCCTGTACAAGTGTTTCCCTGTCTATCCGGAAGATGCGAGAAGAAAGAAGATCAGCGGTGTCGCTGTCATCGAGGTCATCATCGATGAAACCGGCCAGATCGCCGAAGCCAAGGTCCTGGACTCGCCTGACCCGAGTTTCAGCCAGGCGGCCCTGGAGGCTCTCAAACAGTGGAAGTTCGAGCCGGCAAGAAGGCCAGACGGCAAATCCCTGGCCGTACGCACCGCGATCTCCTTTGATTTCAAGTGGCGCTGA
- a CDS encoding ABC transporter permease, which yields MDTWFQNIRYAFRVIRRSPGVTAVVVLALALGIGANIGIFSVVNAVLLRPLPYKDSDRLVQIWGQMLSRNVPYHFVPYPDFAEWREQSRSFESMSAYRSVALNLTNRGEPRRLNCLQVNAGFFHMVGVPLLHGRGFLQEEDKPGAQRVAVMNHPLWQQAFGSDANIVGQSLTLDGNSYTIVGVLPGGFQFGGTELDLYVPLAASSLRNPQGLSVSVGAYARLKPGLTLKTAQADIDTITARLNQQYPGGIPRGARVWGLREFMVRDVRLSLWILAGAVGLVLLIACANVANILLARADVRRREMAIRAALGADRRRIVRQILSESVVLGLAGGVLGILLALWGINTLVKTSSGSYPLLRSAALDATTLAFALTLSLVTGVMFGIVPALTMAQEGSSWGVLSGALKEGSSTVSATRSSKRIRALLVVFEVALSLMLLIAAGLLVRSFFRLQQVNPGFDARGVLTANITLPQERYPTGPKRLAIYQEFLQNLARAPEVEAAGLVDLLPLSGSNSGTGLIPEGRAVPRPGEIPIVWLRFMSEDYFRAMSIPLLSGRQFSERDNPPAPPVAIINRTLARRFWPGEDPLGKRFTLGAPGPNVPAFTVVGLAGDVRHTNLIQEPDAELFLYYRQLSPMRVTVAVRTRSDPSRLGNTVRQALSSVDKDLAVARIQTMEKILTDSISSRRLTMLLLSIFAAVALILAAVGIYGVISYSVAQRRHEIGIRMALGAPGERVLWMVTGQAMLLAGAGEVVGLAAAFALRRLIESQLYGSTVIDPAIFTAVPLILGAVALVAAIIPARRAMQVDPLIALRRE from the coding sequence ATGGACACCTGGTTTCAGAACATCCGCTACGCCTTTCGCGTGATCCGGCGCAGTCCGGGTGTGACTGCGGTGGTAGTGCTGGCGCTCGCCCTGGGGATCGGCGCAAACATCGGCATCTTCAGTGTGGTCAACGCGGTCCTGCTGCGTCCCCTCCCCTACAAGGACTCGGACCGGCTGGTTCAGATCTGGGGTCAGATGCTGAGCCGGAATGTCCCGTACCACTTCGTGCCCTATCCTGATTTCGCCGAGTGGAGGGAGCAGAGCCGCTCCTTTGAATCGATGTCGGCCTATCGGTCGGTGGCTCTGAATCTGACCAATCGTGGCGAGCCTCGGAGGCTGAACTGCCTGCAGGTAAATGCAGGCTTCTTTCATATGGTCGGCGTGCCGCTGCTTCACGGGCGGGGTTTCCTCCAGGAGGAGGACAAGCCGGGAGCACAACGTGTGGCGGTAATGAACCACCCTCTCTGGCAGCAGGCATTTGGCTCGGATGCCAACATTGTCGGGCAATCGCTCACGCTGGATGGCAACAGCTACACGATCGTGGGTGTCCTGCCCGGAGGTTTCCAATTCGGCGGCACCGAACTGGACCTTTACGTTCCCTTGGCCGCATCGAGCCTGCGGAATCCGCAGGGTCTGAGCGTGTCCGTAGGCGCCTATGCGCGACTGAAGCCCGGCTTGACGCTGAAGACCGCGCAGGCCGACATCGACACCATCACCGCGCGGCTGAATCAGCAATACCCTGGGGGCATTCCGCGGGGCGCCCGGGTCTGGGGGCTGCGTGAGTTCATGGTGCGGGACGTGCGGTTGAGCCTCTGGATTTTGGCAGGCGCAGTCGGACTCGTACTTCTCATCGCCTGTGCCAATGTCGCCAACATTCTGCTCGCCCGCGCCGATGTGCGCCGGAGGGAGATGGCGATCCGGGCGGCTCTGGGGGCGGATCGCAGGCGCATCGTCCGGCAAATCCTGAGCGAGAGCGTGGTCCTGGGGCTGGCCGGAGGCGTGCTCGGGATCCTGCTGGCGCTGTGGGGGATCAACACACTGGTCAAAACCAGCTCCGGCAGCTACCCGTTACTGAGAAGTGCAGCGCTGGATGCAACCACTCTGGCCTTTGCGCTGACACTCTCGCTGGTTACGGGAGTGATGTTTGGAATCGTTCCCGCGCTTACCATGGCGCAGGAGGGGTCGTCCTGGGGAGTGCTCAGTGGAGCCCTCAAGGAAGGATCCTCTACTGTCTCTGCGACCCGGTCGAGCAAACGCATCCGTGCGCTCCTGGTAGTTTTCGAAGTCGCACTCTCCTTGATGCTGCTTATTGCCGCCGGCCTTCTGGTGCGCAGCTTCTTCCGTCTGCAGCAGGTGAATCCGGGATTCGATGCCAGAGGCGTGCTTACCGCCAACATCACCTTGCCCCAGGAGAGATATCCGACCGGGCCCAAACGCCTTGCCATATATCAGGAGTTTCTGCAGAATCTCGCGCGCGCGCCCGAGGTTGAGGCTGCCGGTCTGGTCGATTTGCTGCCTCTCTCGGGCAGCAACTCCGGGACCGGGCTCATTCCTGAAGGACGCGCCGTGCCGCGGCCCGGAGAAATCCCGATCGTATGGCTGCGGTTCATGAGTGAGGACTACTTCCGGGCAATGTCCATACCCCTGCTTTCGGGTAGGCAGTTCAGCGAAAGGGACAATCCGCCCGCCCCGCCCGTGGCCATCATCAATCGTACCCTGGCACGCCGCTTCTGGCCGGGAGAGGATCCGCTTGGAAAACGCTTCACGCTGGGGGCACCCGGTCCGAATGTGCCGGCTTTTACGGTGGTAGGTCTTGCCGGCGACGTGCGTCATACCAACCTGATTCAGGAACCGGATGCGGAACTTTTCTTGTACTACCGGCAGCTGAGCCCGATGCGCGTGACCGTGGCGGTCCGCACCAGGTCGGACCCTTCACGCTTAGGCAACACGGTGCGGCAGGCGCTCAGTTCAGTCGACAAGGACCTGGCGGTAGCGCGGATTCAGACGATGGAGAAGATCCTGACTGATTCAATTTCCTCGCGGCGGCTGACTATGTTGCTTCTCAGCATTTTTGCGGCCGTCGCGCTCATACTCGCAGCGGTAGGAATTTATGGGGTCATCTCCTACTCCGTCGCACAGCGGAGGCACGAGATAGGAATTCGCATGGCTTTGGGCGCCCCCGGGGAACGCGTGCTCTGGATGGTGACAGGCCAGGCAATGCTGCTGGCCGGGGCCGGGGAAGTCGTGGGTCTGGCGGCAGCGTTCGCACTCCGGCGCCTCATCGAAAGCCAGCTTTACGGTTCCACCGTCATCGATCCGGCCATCTTCACGGCCGTCCCGCTGATCCTCGGGGCCGTGGCGCTTGTTGCCGCCATCATTCCTGCGCGGCGGGCCATGCAGGTAGATCCGCTGATCGCCCTGAGACGCGAGTAG
- a CDS encoding aldo/keto reductase: protein MEYVRLGSTGLKVSRLCLGAMTYGSRRWRQWVFNEEESRPFIRRALELGINFFDTADMYSLGASEEVLGRALRDFCPARDKVVIATKVFWPMGEDPNQRGLSRKHIMHAIDDSLKRLGTDYVDLYQIHRFDYETPIEETLHVLHDIVKAGKARYLGGSSMFAWQFAKMLYTADRLGLTRFVTMQNHYNLIYREEEREMIPLCLEERIGLIPWSPLARGFLAGNRRKHDFGDTLRAKTDDYGQKLYYQDSDFAVVDRVTVVARKRGVPNMHVALAWILQQPGITAPIIGASRISQLDEAVAAMSLRLDDEELKALAEPYRPHPILGHW, encoded by the coding sequence ATGGAATACGTGCGACTCGGATCAACAGGGTTAAAGGTTTCGCGGCTGTGTCTGGGAGCGATGACCTACGGATCGAGGCGATGGCGCCAATGGGTCTTCAACGAAGAAGAGAGCCGCCCCTTTATCCGACGCGCCTTGGAGCTGGGAATCAACTTCTTCGATACCGCGGACATGTACTCGCTTGGAGCCAGCGAGGAAGTGCTGGGGCGGGCTCTCCGTGATTTTTGCCCGGCGCGGGACAAAGTCGTAATTGCCACCAAGGTTTTTTGGCCGATGGGCGAAGATCCCAACCAGCGCGGCCTGTCCCGGAAGCACATTATGCATGCGATCGACGACAGCTTGAAGCGGTTGGGGACGGACTACGTCGATCTTTATCAGATTCACCGGTTTGACTACGAAACCCCGATCGAGGAGACCCTGCATGTGCTCCACGACATCGTCAAGGCGGGCAAGGCTCGCTATCTTGGGGGATCATCGATGTTCGCGTGGCAATTCGCGAAGATGCTTTACACCGCGGATCGCCTGGGCCTGACGCGCTTCGTGACTATGCAGAATCACTATAACCTGATTTACCGCGAGGAGGAGCGGGAGATGATTCCGTTGTGCCTGGAAGAGCGCATCGGCCTCATACCCTGGAGTCCGCTGGCGCGCGGTTTTCTGGCCGGAAACCGGCGCAAGCACGATTTCGGGGACACTCTACGCGCGAAGACCGACGACTACGGGCAGAAGCTTTACTACCAGGACTCCGATTTTGCCGTGGTCGATCGGGTCACCGTGGTGGCGAGGAAACGCGGAGTTCCCAACATGCACGTTGCTTTGGCGTGGATTCTGCAGCAGCCCGGCATTACCGCACCGATCATCGGGGCAAGCAGGATCAGTCAACTTGACGAGGCGGTTGCAGCCATGAGCCTCAGGCTGGACGACGAGGAGCTCAAGGCACTCGCCGAGCCCTACCGTCCCCACCCGATTCTCGGCCACTGGTAA
- a CDS encoding SpoIIE family protein phosphatase, producing the protein MPERHYKAAAFTQSPGGHDSFSAQAGSEALAYSAGDAHLSSALIEQARILALLHDIGKELTSILDFEALLRAVGERVKRLVDYDLFSVMLLNPETRRLEHALSLCYDERIQLRATLALGEGLCGTAALERQPIRVDRVEFDPRYIRCEGSPLVESELVIPLIVKDRLLGVLDLESIEPCAFTEDHEQMLATLASTVAIALENARLYDQLRRAEQRRTEDLERAREVQQLLLPKEMPRLHGIDIAVLYLPAQELGGDFYDLLPYGEGRLAIAVGDVAGKGPAAALLASLGVGILREHAVHSPSLPAEMLADLNGHLQMPGSNGQFIAMAFGVYDGVRRELCLANAGFPQPFLVRDNRVETVDVAGVPLGLLPDSTYESVCLRLQPGDFVVFCSDGIHEQTNALDEEFGLRRLIAQLGEACASFTAERIAGDIVKAIEVHAGKDGPRSQPRDDRTIVVLRIGAGPR; encoded by the coding sequence ATGCCGGAACGGCATTACAAAGCGGCGGCATTTACTCAGTCGCCTGGAGGTCACGACTCGTTCTCTGCGCAGGCCGGCAGCGAAGCGCTTGCCTATTCTGCCGGCGATGCCCATCTCTCCTCGGCTCTCATCGAGCAGGCGCGCATCCTTGCCCTGCTGCACGACATCGGCAAAGAGCTCACGTCAATCCTTGATTTCGAGGCACTTCTGCGAGCCGTCGGCGAGCGTGTGAAGCGGCTCGTGGATTACGACCTCTTCAGCGTCATGCTCTTGAACCCCGAGACGCGGCGGCTCGAACACGCTCTTTCCCTGTGCTACGACGAAAGGATTCAATTACGAGCTACGTTGGCCCTGGGTGAGGGACTCTGCGGCACCGCTGCCCTCGAACGGCAGCCGATCCGCGTAGACCGGGTGGAGTTCGACCCACGGTACATCCGGTGCGAGGGGAGCCCGTTGGTGGAGTCGGAGCTGGTCATTCCTTTGATCGTGAAAGACCGCCTGCTCGGCGTCCTGGATCTCGAGAGCATCGAGCCGTGCGCATTCACCGAAGATCACGAACAGATGCTCGCCACCCTGGCCTCCACCGTGGCTATCGCCCTCGAGAATGCCCGCCTGTACGATCAATTGCGCCGGGCCGAGCAGCGCAGGACGGAAGACCTGGAGCGGGCGCGCGAGGTCCAGCAACTGCTTCTGCCAAAGGAGATGCCCCGGCTGCATGGAATTGATATCGCCGTGCTCTATCTCCCTGCACAGGAATTGGGCGGCGACTTTTATGATCTTCTGCCCTACGGAGAGGGGCGCCTGGCCATCGCAGTGGGCGATGTTGCCGGCAAGGGGCCGGCGGCCGCCCTGCTTGCGTCCTTGGGCGTTGGCATCCTGCGCGAACATGCCGTCCACTCACCTTCTCTCCCGGCCGAGATGCTGGCCGATCTGAACGGACATCTCCAGATGCCCGGCAGCAACGGTCAGTTTATTGCAATGGCATTCGGTGTCTACGATGGGGTTCGGCGCGAGCTGTGCCTGGCCAACGCAGGGTTCCCTCAGCCGTTTCTGGTGCGCGACAATCGCGTGGAGACGGTTGATGTCGCCGGAGTGCCGCTCGGCCTCCTCCCCGACTCCACCTACGAGTCGGTGTGCCTGCGTCTGCAACCCGGCGACTTTGTGGTCTTTTGCTCCGACGGCATCCACGAACAAACCAACGCGCTCGACGAGGAATTCGGCCTCAGGCGGCTGATCGCACAGCTGGGCGAGGCGTGCGCGTCCTTCACCGCGGAGCGAATCGCGGGAGACATCGTGAAAGCCATCGAGGTTCACGCCGGAAAGGACGGCCCCCGCAGCCAGCCTCGCGATGATCGTACCATCGTAGTGCTTAGAATTGGCGCCGGACCACGATAA